A window from Victivallis lenta encodes these proteins:
- a CDS encoding flotillin family protein, giving the protein MSPVIIIATLAGFVLLMIFISLVTWYRKCPSDRIMIIYGKTGGNQAAKCIHGGAKFVWPVVQDYGYISLRPLQIAVNLDNALCKQNIRINVPSVFTVGVSTSPEIMGNAAERLFGQSPEAIAELAKDIIFGQLRLVIASMMIEEINADRETFLRAVEANVAEELKKIGLELLNVNITDITDESGYIAAIGQRAAAGAINKAKVDVAEEQRKGSIGAAEANKLERVAVAKAEAEAASGEADADRERRIAVKQAEAAAIAGEADADRAQRIAVKQAEAAAAAGEADADRDRRIAVKQADSTATQGENVSAIEIAKSNATRSEQEAEAYRRAEAARQVAAAQIEKAKYEAEADAQVSRAKMEMERQRAEVIVPAEIQKSQVEIAADAEAEKLRREAKGEADAIYAKLEAEARGNYEILKAKGEGYRAIIEACENDSNAASKMLLIEKLQEIVALQTEAIKGIKIDKVTVWDGGGKTADGKTTTANFLSGMLQSLPPLHDVAGMAGLDLPGYLGKVKSDKRDTAETGTGTEPAGQA; this is encoded by the coding sequence ATGTCACCAGTCATCATCATCGCAACGCTCGCCGGGTTCGTCCTCCTGATGATCTTCATCTCGCTGGTCACCTGGTACCGCAAGTGCCCGTCCGACCGCATCATGATCATCTACGGCAAGACCGGCGGGAACCAGGCGGCGAAATGCATCCACGGCGGCGCCAAATTCGTCTGGCCGGTCGTGCAGGATTACGGTTACATCTCGCTGCGCCCTCTCCAGATCGCCGTGAATCTCGACAACGCGCTCTGCAAACAGAACATCCGCATCAACGTGCCGTCGGTCTTCACGGTCGGCGTCTCGACCAGTCCCGAGATCATGGGCAACGCGGCCGAACGCCTGTTCGGGCAGAGCCCGGAGGCGATCGCCGAGCTGGCGAAGGATATCATCTTCGGCCAGCTGCGCCTCGTCATCGCCTCGATGATGATCGAAGAGATCAACGCCGACCGCGAAACCTTCCTGCGCGCGGTCGAGGCGAACGTGGCGGAGGAACTCAAGAAGATCGGCCTTGAGCTCCTGAACGTCAACATCACCGACATCACCGACGAATCCGGCTACATCGCGGCCATCGGGCAGCGCGCCGCCGCCGGCGCCATCAACAAGGCGAAGGTCGACGTGGCCGAGGAACAGCGCAAGGGCAGCATCGGCGCAGCCGAAGCGAACAAGCTCGAACGCGTCGCCGTCGCCAAGGCCGAAGCCGAAGCCGCCTCGGGCGAGGCAGACGCCGACCGTGAGCGGCGTATCGCCGTCAAGCAGGCCGAAGCCGCCGCCATCGCGGGCGAAGCTGACGCCGACCGCGCCCAGCGCATCGCCGTCAAGCAGGCCGAAGCCGCCGCCGCCGCCGGAGAGGCCGATGCCGACCGCGACCGCCGTATCGCCGTCAAGCAGGCCGACTCGACCGCGACCCAGGGCGAGAACGTCTCGGCGATCGAAATCGCCAAATCGAACGCGACGCGTTCGGAACAGGAGGCCGAAGCCTACCGGCGCGCCGAAGCGGCCCGCCAGGTCGCGGCCGCCCAGATCGAAAAGGCGAAATACGAAGCCGAGGCCGACGCGCAGGTCTCCCGCGCCAAAATGGAGATGGAGCGCCAGCGCGCCGAAGTCATCGTCCCGGCCGAGATCCAGAAGAGCCAGGTCGAAATCGCGGCCGACGCCGAGGCCGAAAAGCTGCGCCGCGAGGCGAAAGGCGAAGCCGACGCGATCTACGCGAAGCTCGAGGCCGAAGCGCGCGGCAACTACGAAATCCTGAAGGCGAAAGGCGAAGGCTACCGCGCCATCATCGAAGCGTGCGAAAACGATTCGAACGCCGCATCGAAGATGCTGCTCATCGAGAAGCTCCAGGAGATCGTCGCGCTGCAGACCGAAGCGATCAAGGGCATCAAGATCGACAAGGTCACCGTCTGGGACGGCGGCGGCAAAACCGCCGACGGCAAGACCACCACGGCGAACTTCCTCTCCGGCATGCTGCAGAGCCTGCCGCCGCTGCACGACGTGGCCGGAATGGCGGGGCTCGACCTGCCTGGCTATCTCGGCAAGGTGAAGAGCGACAAACGCGACACGGCCGAAACCGGAACCGGAACGGAACCGGCCGGTCAGGCATAA
- a CDS encoding tetratricopeptide repeat protein, translating into MKTRMFLFLAAATLLLAAGCRSIPLPEGVIPAEKMTQTPARPEPVEPLRRLAASGDPDGTFRYGLQLLFAENSRQPVEKPEFPNGVPFGIRPENWSPADLWIARAAQLGSPEAKYYTAAARQAVLERRQMLKLVKEAAEAGVAPALNRLGTYYYFGMGVEVDNAEAVRLFAAAARQGHPAALHNLAVCLMNGSGIAADEAAAVRLLRMAAFRGTEQSRRNLEWCYRTGLGVEVDRSKAFYWKDINRIPPAGTEELFPADKVEELDLQVELP; encoded by the coding sequence ATGAAGACCCGGATGTTTCTTTTTCTCGCCGCCGCGACGCTGCTGCTGGCCGCCGGCTGCCGTTCGATTCCGCTGCCGGAAGGGGTGATCCCGGCTGAAAAAATGACCCAGACTCCGGCACGGCCGGAGCCTGTCGAACCGCTGCGCAGACTCGCCGCGTCCGGCGACCCGGATGGAACGTTCCGCTACGGGCTCCAACTGCTCTTCGCCGAAAACAGCCGGCAGCCCGTGGAGAAGCCGGAGTTTCCGAACGGCGTCCCGTTCGGCATCCGGCCGGAGAATTGGAGCCCCGCCGACCTCTGGATCGCCCGGGCCGCCCAGCTCGGCAGCCCGGAAGCCAAATACTACACGGCCGCCGCCCGGCAGGCCGTGCTGGAACGCCGCCAGATGCTGAAGCTCGTGAAGGAGGCGGCGGAAGCCGGTGTCGCTCCGGCCCTGAACCGGCTCGGCACATATTATTATTTCGGCATGGGGGTCGAAGTCGACAACGCCGAGGCGGTCCGCCTGTTCGCGGCGGCGGCCCGGCAGGGACATCCGGCCGCGCTGCACAATCTGGCGGTCTGCCTGATGAACGGTTCCGGCATCGCGGCCGACGAAGCGGCGGCGGTCCGGCTGCTGCGCATGGCGGCATTCCGCGGCACGGAACAGTCGCGCCGCAATCTCGAATGGTGTTACCGGACCGGCCTCGGCGTCGAAGTCGACCGCAGCAAGGCATTCTACTGGAAAGATATCAACCGGATTCCGCCGGCCGGCACCGAAGAGCTGTTCCCGGCCGACAAAGTCGAAGAGCTCGATCTTCAGGTCGAACTGCCGTAA
- a CDS encoding PQQ-binding-like beta-propeller repeat protein, translating to MRILPLLTLLSFSALLTAGELKITVLSDIHVSPGNANDKLMPDVVKEVNANDSALVVVTGDLTNRGADRELEHIHNVLSGIGKELHAIPGNHETNWSESAGQTFVRLWGDEKFAIVRDGVALIGFSTGPYLKMGDGYVRSEDVAFLKESLRKLAGNGEPVIVFCHYPLADELGNGAAIARILRDYNVVGVVSGHTHSQFRRTIYGLDSIVCRPLTGFDGTHGYNLLRFDGKEKLEAFEKRLGGDILPVENREPVAEQPFPAEEPLPENVRVELLHADPASVFTGAAVTRSGIYYGTSDGRFVALTPEGETAWERNFKRPFYSTPAAFEGVIAVGLTGMPGGLAPGGIALLPEPKSGDKRGGLFLPAPAPVIGSGTASDGRLYMGAGAGEFRRIDSAGRYEKNDTVRFGTMQGAPAVKDGVAVFGAWDTNLYALDAETLELRWKWNNGKSQVLFSPGNVRPVIGNGQVVIVAPDRYMTALDLKTGRQLWRANAHKFREALGGSEDGGTAYAKTMDGELVAVETGKPEYTEKWLCDLGFGYDHAPCPVLEADGVVYAGSRNGVIAAVDAATGKLLWRYRGGDSAVNDFTKGPDGSVYATLIEGRIYRISGKMP from the coding sequence ATGCGCATCCTGCCGCTCCTCACCCTGCTCTCCTTCTCCGCGCTGCTGACGGCGGGAGAACTGAAAATCACCGTGCTGTCGGACATTCACGTTTCGCCCGGCAACGCCAACGACAAGCTGATGCCCGATGTCGTCAAAGAGGTCAATGCGAACGATTCCGCCCTCGTCGTCGTGACCGGAGACCTTACGAACCGCGGCGCTGACCGCGAACTGGAGCATATCCATAACGTGCTTTCCGGCATCGGGAAAGAGCTTCACGCCATTCCCGGCAACCATGAAACGAACTGGTCCGAAAGCGCCGGCCAGACCTTCGTCCGCCTGTGGGGAGATGAAAAATTCGCCATTGTCCGCGACGGCGTCGCGCTCATCGGTTTCTCCACCGGCCCCTATCTGAAGATGGGCGACGGCTACGTCCGCAGCGAAGACGTCGCCTTCCTGAAAGAGTCGCTCCGGAAGCTGGCCGGAAACGGCGAACCGGTCATCGTTTTCTGCCACTACCCGCTCGCCGACGAGCTCGGCAACGGCGCCGCCATCGCCCGGATTCTGCGGGACTACAACGTCGTCGGAGTCGTCTCCGGCCACACGCACAGCCAGTTCCGCCGGACGATCTACGGGCTCGACAGCATCGTCTGCCGTCCGCTGACCGGTTTCGACGGGACACACGGCTACAACCTGCTCCGCTTCGACGGCAAAGAAAAGCTCGAAGCCTTTGAAAAACGGCTCGGCGGCGACATCCTGCCGGTCGAAAACCGGGAGCCGGTCGCGGAACAGCCGTTCCCGGCCGAGGAGCCGCTGCCGGAAAACGTCAGGGTCGAGCTGCTGCATGCCGATCCCGCCTCGGTGTTCACCGGAGCGGCGGTAACGAGAAGCGGCATCTACTACGGCACCAGCGACGGGCGCTTCGTCGCACTCACGCCGGAAGGGGAAACGGCGTGGGAGCGGAACTTCAAACGCCCCTTCTACTCGACCCCGGCCGCGTTCGAGGGCGTCATCGCCGTCGGCCTGACCGGTATGCCCGGCGGCCTGGCTCCCGGCGGCATCGCGCTTCTTCCGGAGCCGAAGAGCGGCGACAAGCGCGGCGGACTCTTCCTCCCCGCGCCGGCACCGGTCATCGGCAGCGGAACCGCCTCGGACGGACGGCTCTACATGGGCGCCGGAGCCGGAGAGTTCCGGCGCATCGATTCCGCCGGCAGATACGAAAAAAACGACACCGTCCGTTTCGGCACCATGCAGGGGGCTCCGGCCGTGAAAGACGGCGTCGCAGTCTTCGGCGCCTGGGATACGAATCTCTACGCGCTCGATGCGGAGACGCTCGAACTGCGCTGGAAGTGGAACAACGGCAAGTCGCAGGTGCTCTTCTCCCCCGGCAACGTCCGGCCGGTCATCGGCAACGGCCAGGTCGTCATCGTCGCGCCGGACCGGTACATGACCGCGCTCGACCTCAAAACCGGCAGGCAGCTCTGGCGCGCCAACGCGCACAAGTTCCGCGAAGCGCTCGGCGGCAGCGAAGACGGCGGCACCGCCTACGCCAAAACCATGGACGGGGAGCTCGTCGCAGTCGAAACCGGCAAACCGGAATATACGGAGAAATGGCTCTGCGATCTCGGCTTCGGCTACGATCACGCCCCCTGCCCCGTGCTGGAAGCGGACGGCGTCGTCTATGCCGGCAGCCGCAACGGCGTCATCGCGGCGGTCGATGCCGCCACCGGCAAACTGCTCTGGCGCTACCGGGGCGGCGACTCGGCCGTGAACGATTTCACGAAAGGGCCGGACGGCAGCGTCTACGCAACCCTGATCGAAGGCAGGATCTACCGGATCAGCGGAAAAATGCCCTGA
- the rffA gene encoding dTDP-4-amino-4,6-dideoxygalactose transaminase yields the protein MKIPFNKPFVAGKELYYMAQAVQNGHLSGDGPFTGRCSRWLEEHFNAKKVLLTHSCTAALEMAAILCDIQPGDEFIVPSYTFVSTANAFVLRGGVPVFVDIRPDTMNIDESLIEQAVTPRTRVIVPVHYAGVGCDMDVIMDIARRHRLLVVEDAAQGVCATYKERYLGTIGHLGCYSFHETKNLISGEGGALVINDERFLERAEVIREKGTNRSRFFRGMVDKYTWVDIGSSYIPSELIAAFLYAQLEQADRITGKRLAIWNRYYKELLPLQQAGVIRLPVELPECRHNAHMFHILLKDLATRSALIEFLKKRDIHPVFHYVPLHSAPKGMELGGGRFRLPVTDDCAGRLLRLPCYYELQPEEVDSICELIRAFFR from the coding sequence GTGAAAATTCCGTTTAACAAGCCGTTCGTTGCCGGCAAGGAGCTGTATTACATGGCTCAGGCGGTGCAGAACGGGCATTTGTCCGGAGACGGACCGTTCACCGGACGCTGCAGCCGCTGGCTGGAAGAGCATTTCAACGCGAAGAAAGTTCTGCTGACGCACTCCTGCACGGCGGCTCTGGAGATGGCGGCCATTCTGTGCGATATTCAGCCCGGGGATGAGTTCATCGTTCCTTCCTACACATTTGTCTCCACGGCGAATGCCTTCGTCCTGCGGGGCGGCGTGCCTGTTTTCGTCGATATCAGGCCGGATACCATGAATATCGACGAGAGTTTGATCGAGCAGGCGGTCACTCCCCGGACCCGGGTGATCGTTCCGGTTCATTACGCCGGCGTCGGCTGCGATATGGACGTGATCATGGATATCGCGCGGCGGCATCGGCTGCTGGTCGTCGAAGATGCCGCCCAGGGAGTCTGCGCGACCTACAAAGAACGTTATCTCGGGACGATCGGCCACCTCGGCTGTTACAGCTTCCACGAGACCAAGAACCTTATTTCAGGCGAAGGCGGCGCGCTGGTCATCAATGACGAACGGTTTCTCGAACGGGCGGAGGTCATCCGGGAAAAAGGTACAAACCGTTCCCGGTTCTTCCGCGGAATGGTCGACAAATACACCTGGGTGGATATCGGATCCAGTTACATTCCGAGCGAATTGATTGCCGCTTTTCTTTACGCCCAGCTCGAGCAGGCCGACCGGATCACCGGGAAGCGGCTTGCCATATGGAATCGATATTATAAGGAGCTGCTCCCGCTGCAGCAGGCGGGAGTGATCCGGCTGCCGGTCGAGCTGCCGGAATGCAGGCACAACGCGCATATGTTCCATATTCTCCTGAAGGACCTGGCGACCCGGTCGGCATTGATCGAATTTCTGAAAAAAAGGGATATCCACCCGGTTTTCCACTACGTTCCGCTCCATTCGGCGCCGAAAGGGATGGAGCTCGGCGGAGGCAGGTTCCGGCTGCCGGTGACGGACGACTGTGCCGGCCGGCTCCTCCGGCTGCCGTGCTATTACGAACTGCAGCCGGAGGAGGTCGATTCGATTTGTGAGCTGATCAGGGCATTTTTCCGCTGA
- a CDS encoding GNAT family N-acetyltransferase translates to MIYRDLPWDSDFFRVSVGALTVEAGDTEDDLVSALSKWTPEVCYIFMPYRSGAVFSECLKAMGAKCYDCKTVFSKLLTGTVSVCRPVEVVEVFSKDFRSVKLAVDSGWHSRFQRDEHFRPFQAALYERWLQNCFDSPAGRVWIVPGEEGGDAVLCASVKDNQGKIELVAVDEKCRGRGYGKALMSRAEEYFRISGAASAQVVTQLDNERACRLYCSCGYEISNITEVWHLWRS, encoded by the coding sequence ATGATTTACAGGGATCTGCCCTGGGATTCTGATTTTTTCCGGGTTTCTGTGGGGGCGTTGACTGTTGAAGCTGGCGATACGGAAGATGATCTCGTATCGGCATTGTCAAAATGGACTCCGGAGGTCTGTTACATATTTATGCCGTACCGCTCCGGGGCCGTCTTTTCCGAATGTTTGAAAGCCATGGGGGCAAAATGCTATGATTGCAAAACTGTTTTCTCAAAGCTGCTGACGGGAACTGTTTCGGTCTGCCGCCCGGTGGAAGTCGTGGAAGTTTTTTCCAAAGATTTCAGGAGTGTGAAGCTGGCTGTTGACAGTGGCTGGCATTCCCGATTTCAGCGGGATGAGCATTTTCGGCCATTTCAGGCCGCATTGTATGAACGCTGGCTGCAAAACTGCTTTGACTCCCCCGCCGGCAGAGTTTGGATCGTCCCCGGAGAAGAAGGAGGGGACGCAGTACTTTGCGCTTCGGTAAAGGACAATCAGGGAAAGATCGAACTGGTGGCGGTCGATGAGAAATGCCGCGGCCGGGGATATGGAAAAGCTTTGATGAGCAGGGCTGAGGAATATTTCAGAATATCGGGAGCTGCATCTGCTCAAGTCGTTACCCAGTTGGACAATGAAAGGGCCTGCCGATTGTATTGCTCTTGCGGGTATGAGATCAGTAACATCACGGAGGTTTGGCATTTATGGAGGAGTTAG
- a CDS encoding glycosyltransferase family 2 protein, with product MKLSVVVPVYMGERFLEELYTRIRQVAESLTGEWELILVNDSSPDGSWRGIAELAGRDARVIGLNLSRNFGQHYAITAGLSAASGDWVVVMDCDLQDMPEEIPVLYAKAQEGFDSVFAQRVERQDAWIKKECSKLFYRVFSFLTGTRMDASIANFGIYHRKVIGAILSLGDSIRYFPAMAQWVGFRQAVCPVRHAARSEGESSYSWKKLFRLALDNMIAFSDKPLRITALTGLCISVLAVLVTLFYLCLALSGLIKVMGYASLILSIWFNTGIMLMTIGMVGIYVGKTFSQTKRRPVFIIADSLNLPENRK from the coding sequence ATGAAATTATCGGTGGTGGTTCCTGTATATATGGGAGAGCGTTTTCTCGAAGAACTTTATACCCGGATCCGGCAGGTGGCGGAGAGTCTGACCGGCGAATGGGAACTGATCCTGGTGAATGATTCAAGCCCGGATGGCAGTTGGCGGGGGATTGCAGAGTTGGCCGGACGTGATGCCAGGGTCATAGGCTTGAATTTGTCCCGGAATTTCGGGCAGCATTATGCGATTACAGCCGGTTTGTCGGCCGCATCAGGAGACTGGGTGGTCGTGATGGATTGCGATCTGCAGGATATGCCGGAAGAAATTCCCGTTCTTTATGCCAAGGCGCAGGAGGGATTCGATTCCGTATTCGCGCAACGGGTGGAGCGGCAGGATGCCTGGATTAAAAAGGAGTGTTCCAAACTGTTTTACCGGGTATTCAGTTTCCTGACCGGGACGAGAATGGATGCTTCGATTGCCAATTTTGGAATTTATCATCGAAAGGTGATCGGCGCGATTCTGAGTCTCGGAGATTCCATCCGTTACTTTCCCGCAATGGCACAATGGGTGGGATTCCGGCAGGCAGTCTGTCCGGTCCGTCATGCGGCGCGTTCGGAAGGGGAGTCTTCTTATTCCTGGAAAAAGCTCTTCCGTCTGGCTTTGGACAATATGATTGCATTTTCGGATAAACCGCTTCGCATAACTGCGTTGACCGGACTTTGCATTTCGGTTTTGGCCGTTCTCGTTACTTTGTTCTATCTGTGTCTGGCATTGAGTGGATTGATCAAGGTAATGGGGTATGCGAGCCTTATCCTTTCAATTTGGTTCAATACGGGAATCATGCTCATGACAATCGGAATGGTCGGTATTTATGTCGGTAAAACTTTTTCCCAGACCAAGCGGAGGCCGGTATTCATTATTGCCGACAGCTTGAATCTGCCGGAGAATCGAAAATGA